The DNA window GTTGTGTATTTATATGTTTCTGTGCTTGTGAAATTATAGTTTGTTTTTGTACTGTATAATTAATCTTTCTGTTTCATGCTGTGTGTTTTTATATGTAGATAAGTTAGATTGATGCAGTAGCTATTCAATGGGGCGCCACAGCTCTCCATCTCCTGTCACAGCTGATAGGTCTCCTCGTAGGAGAAGCTCGTCTAGAAGAGAAAGATCTCCTGCTCGTGAAAAAGGAAAGTCGCCTCCCAATCATAGGAGTTCTAATGCAGACAAGCTTCAACATCGTACCAGGTCACCAAAACGTGCTAGAACAAGATCCTCTGCATCTCATTCACCTGTGAGGGAGAAACTCCATGGTCGCACCAAACCCCCAATCCCTAGAAAATCACCATCTCGCTCCCCTGTTCATGTTAAACAAACGACTTCAATCCGGACCAGATCTCCGAATCCAAAGAAATCAAGGTCTCCACCGCCTCTTTCACCGCGTACTAAAAGATTGGAAAGAGCTAAATCAGAACGAGATGCTGGAAAAGGGAACGAGAGGGAGTACGGGAAAAATCACAATAGGATGAGCGACAGGTCTGCTCGTGAGGGAGAGGAATTAGACAGGGATTTGTCAGTTgagaagaaagagagaaggACAGGAAGGGATGCTGCTGGTAATGGCTCTAGATCCAGACTTGAACGCTCCCGTTCACCTTCTGATCGTTACCGCAGTGGTCAACGAAGATCTAGAACGCCACCTGCCACTGACAACAGAGGGCGTACCGAGGTGTCTGGTGATATTCACTCCCCACTCCCCATACCTTGTTCATGTCttagtgtttttttaaaattgatgaGATAGCTTGTTTCGACATGGTACGCACAAAGAGTCAAAGACAAGTCTTGTTGACATCTAAAATTTAGATAAATTGCCTCTAAACACCTAAGTGAACATGGGAAACTGTCATCATAATTGACATctaaaatttacattaaattgCCTCTAAACACTAAGTGAATACGGGAACTGTCATAATAATTGACACCTAAAATTTTGTTTGGTTCTGGTTTGTTTGATGTAGCATGAATGACAAAATTTGATTGAAAAGTGAAGTATATAAGCTTTATGGAAGGATGGGTTTTACTTTTGAAAAGTAATATGTATACCCATCATAGTATGTTTCACCTCTACAATTTAACTATGTAATTAgcatatatgtgtttggattgTTGTAAACTATTACATAAATGTATTTGATCCCAGGATTTATCCTTTTTCTTTAGTGTTTTTGAAAGGTTAATAATTTGATGCATGTTTTGAATGTCGTGTCCATTCATTTGCTTGAAAAATAACACTACTGTATTTTGAAAAGTTAAGTTCTAGCATTCGTTTTTCAGGAAAATCTCAAATTGAGTATGGATTTTTATTGAATTGATGGAGAGAGATTTTAAGACATCTGACAATTTTCTAAATGCTTGCAGCCGACACACTCAAGAGATGATGAAGATCAGTGAGTTTCTCAttaaaaaccatgtttaaaattccTGGTTTTATGGTGTCTGTaattttctgtttttaattCCTGGTCGTTAGGAAACTTTTATTTAACTTTCAGGAAATAACTAAATCCCGTTCCCAATCTGATTCATTAGCTGTTGCTTCAGGAAATAACTAAATCCTGGTTTAATTTTTTGGATCTGTATATAAATAAGCATTGTATTATTGCTTCAGATGAATTCTTGAtacaatatttcatttttttaagcAGTAATGGTGACAGCGAGGCTCTGGCTAAGATGAGGGCTGTGGAAGAGTCATTGGAAGCAAAGGAAAAAGTatctttttttactattttttatgtcatttttctacatttatttgtttttcatGACCCTTGCCCAGAAATTTTAGTCACACTAAAAAACATATAACTATCTTAGAAATTCATAGTTTATGgtcattattttaaaaatatgtctCACTTTTTATATGGCAAACTTGTTAACATGTGCAGCAGCATAAGCCTTCATTTGAGCTGTCTGGAAAACTTGCGGCGGAAACCAATCGAGTAAAAGGTACAATTGGATCACCTTGTAttattaagattttttttatcagcCCTTTTTTTCCTCATATTATTTGGAATTGCTTTATTAATCGGTTgtaactttattatttattatatgagCTTCTCAATGGATCACAAGCAATCAACTCAGCTCCTGCATTTTCTTTTCAAATGCCGTTCAGAGCGCCCcttcttctttttatttgaaGTTCTAACCCCTGCCTTTTCTCTTAATATGTCATTCAGATTCCTGCCTCTTTTATATGTAGTCCAGCTCCCTGAATTTTCTATGGCATCAATACATAAAAATGTTTGTAACCAAGTAAAGTAGACATGATATGACTCTACCTACTCTTGTAAAAAGTATTGGTACCGGTGGTGCAACTTCTAAAGATCTAATCTCTCTGTTATGTCTTATTTATTCTACcctttatttatatatactttTTCTCTGTTGCTTCTTCTGATGCATTTGAGGCTTCATCAGGTGTAACGCTGCTGTTTAATGAGCCACCTGATGCTCGAAAGCCAGAAATAAGGTGGCGGTTGTATGTTTTCAAGGGCGGTGAAGTGCTCAATGGTAAACTTTAATTGGATATCATACCGTGTAATATGACAAGCTACATTCATCGCCAAATTGACCCCTATACTTTTTTACTTATAAAGGAAAAACTTTGTCTTTCATGTGCGGTTCCTTAATCAGCTCCCATTCTTTATTTCCGGTTTCATTACCTCCAACCCACCCTAATTTTCCGTCTTGCTGTATGATATTATGAGCTTTTGTTCTTTCATGTATGCCATCTTCCTGATTGATAGTTAACccaatttctctctcaaattcatcctggatttgattttatatgGCCATTGGTTTAAAATCGAGTCTACGTTACAGAACTATTTACTGTCATATTTTTGACATGCAGATCCTCTTTATGTACATCGTCAAAGTTGCTATCTGTTTGGTAGAGAGAGAAGGGTTGCAGACATCCCAACAGACCATCCATCCTGCAGTAAACAACATTCTGTTCTTCAGTATAGGTAGGACATTAGTCTAGACATGGTTATGATACCCTTTTATTTGCTTATGTAATCTGCTTACCTTTTACGATCTTGTATGGTTGAAGGCAAGTGGAGGAGGAAAACCCAGATGGTGGCGTGACAAAACGAGTGAGGTGTGGTTGTTTCTGTCACCAATAAAATGGCATTTTGCTTGGTTGATTTCTTTCCACTGACTAATAGGTTCTGCTGCTTTGCAATCTGCTAGGCCTTATTTAATGGATCTCGGAAGCACCAATGGGACCTTCGTCAATGTGAGCAGCTTGTCGGAATaatttttgaaatcttctctcTGCTTCATCGTATAAACATCTTATTAGGAGTTGGACACAAATTTAGCTTTACAGTTGTTTTCCCCTTTTCAGGATGAGCGGCTTGAACCCCAGCGATACTACGAACTGTTTGAGAAGGACACTATGAAATTTGGCAATAGCAGGTAAGCTACTTAAAGAGATACGACGAGTAGGATTCTTCTTACAGTTTTTGTCTGTTTCCATGCCGTTGATACAACTTCAACCCAACCTGTGATGTTACAGCCGCGAGTATGTTCTGCTGCATGAGAATTCTACCGGATGATGCCATCCATCTCTTCCCTGAAAAAGCTTTCGGAAAATGGCGAGGGGAGCAAGCGGACGCATTCTTTGCTGGAGTATGTTGGTGTGGACGTTATAAAAAGACTGGATATACTGAAACCGAGCTTTACTTTATTGGTAGTAAATTAAGCGGAAGTTTGCACTCAAATCTATCTGTGGTGTCTCATTGTAGTAAATTGGTGAAATGGAACGGAGGAAAATGCTGCCCTTGATTGTGTTGTTTTGATTTGGTTTAAAACTGGAAGCTTTTGTATTCGCATTTGAAGCGTTAGGTAAATTGGTACTACTTCTactcacttttatttttagttcgtcctatatatttttttaaaaaagtaaacaCTAATCAATACACTCCATTATCATTTCTTTCTCTTCATTATTTTTTCAACTGTAATTTTCTATTCTATTCATACTTTtaactactttttctttctatatttaACCCATTTAAAATGTAGGACTATCTACTAAAATTATGTATTACTCCGTATTACTTACGTGTGTGACAGTCTACATttaaacggagggagtacaagtcTAACAAATAAATTGAGGATTAAAATTAGTTTTGGTTTTATTATAGTTATTTAACAAAAATGATTGATTAAAAATAAGATTAAAATTGGTTGGCAGGTAGATTATTTGATAGTTCGAAGTAAAATGATAAACTTTGTGATTAGAAAATGATATGGTTATGAGATTGAATTTTGTGAGTTATAGTATCATTTACTTTTTGTAATGAGAGTTTGATGTTTCGAGAAAAAATAGAACTTTGCAATTCAATATGTCATGAGATTGGCTAGAATTCATTCTTTTAAGAGTGAACTACCATAATAGTCCCTGATCTTGTCGAAAAATGTATCAATGgtctttaaaaaaatttagaGCATTTTCGTAAATAAGACTAAAGTAACCCTAGACACCAAAAATGTAAACTTTTAATGTTTGAGGGCATTTTAGactttaaatactactccctccgtcccacaaagattgtctcattttttcatttccgttcgtcccacaaaatttgtcgcatttcactttttaccatttttggtagtgtacctcatattccactaactcattcatactcacattttattataaaactaatatataagaacaggacccacattccactaactttttcaactaatttttcattacagttcttaaaacccgtgcccggtcaaagtgagacaatctttgtgggacggagggagtataatactatttttgtatttttagtcACTccttaaatactactcctagtatactatttttatatttttatttacttaaaataGTTTATTATCATTATgagtttaaaaataaatacaaccttaaaatagtttaattatattttatttatttttaaaataaaatattagtattcattataaaactcaagtgtatatgaaaataatttaataataacttttttaataaaaaatattaaagtgaatTATAGAATTTTTGCATgtgatttattttcatttaaaaaatttaattaatttttttttaatttgagaagaaaaaatattatagtgaactatagtaaattttttacttaaaaaatgttacttaaatatttaaatgttactatacataagtgaaaaataaatattttaattacgtaaattaaaatatagtataatgagaaaatatttttaaaatataataattaaaatttaagtgaattataTCTACCGTAAATTAAAGCGAACTCTTgcaacatttttaataaaaatattaaagtaaactaaagtaactttttttattataaagctcaatctatacattattcaagtaattactgaaaaaatttaagtgaattataattcaaaaaaaaaatgttttatgtcgtaaaaatataaaatcaactAGTACCAAAAAGGTAAATTTTTTTAGCCCAAAAATGTGCTTTTATATATGTCCAAAAAAATTTGCAAGAATGAaaaggtaccaaaaatgtgatttctaAATACCAAAAATGCCCACCATGGCATTTAGGGGATTTTTCAAATGTAGAGAGTATAAAAAACCGACATGtaccaaaaatataatttttaagaaCTAAAAAGGCTATAAAATTTTTTCAGGGATCATTGGTGCATTTTTCAACAAAATCAGAGACTATTAAGGTAGTTGAACACTTCTTTTAATAGCTATTATGTCCAATAACACTAGACTTAAATTATCTTGTCTTAACTTGATGTTGCAATTGAAAAAATAGTACTTACAGAATTAGAAGTCAATGATGGGTTCACCAATGGTCAAATTTCTGTGAAGAGTCCAAGGCAAGTTAAATATCTTTGCCATAATAAACTTGAACATCTTGTTcacatttatattatattttgcaCTTGAAAAGAATAGGGCTGCATTTATTGCCTTTGCATATCTTCGAGCCTGCATCATATTTCCAAATCTCAGAttatttttctttcagtttagcaaaaaaaaagggaaactACTTATTGTAATCTTAGAGATTAATTGGATGATATACCTATAATCAAAACttatataaacaaataattgCAACTATAAACAATTGTAAAATTGAGTATTTCTCAAACAAGCATTGCACACACCACATTGCACAAACACACACCACTCAAAGAATAaggaattaaaaaattattttatatccATTATACTAAAAACACCCTCATATAATTTGAAATTGCtattatatggagtagtattatttatttacttaaaaaGGTAATAGTGTAATATAAATACTTCCTTTTCtactatttattattcatataaATCTATTGTTATACCTATAATGTTCCTATTTATTTTAAGAtacaaattcatttttatgtcGATGAGATTTATCTATAATGTCCCTACTCATTTTTACCTGCGTGACGACAGTCCATTGAATATCAAGTGGTAGCTGCATGAAATCGTCAAATTTGGTCCCTATTATTATTGGTACAGCCGTCTGCAAATTAAATAAACCATcaacaatcaattaaataacaaaactaaatttgcctttttttttcttttggcaTGTACAcctttgaaattttcaatcatTTGAATATAAAATCACAACAACcgatttaataaattaatgttGATGAATTACAAAAACTTTAGTAGTATTTCTTATTTTAGAAAGAAAAGTTGACCAGGCCGATTCTTCCCCCAATACATTCATATTCTGCGGCGTAGTGAGAAATTCGAAGAATatatacaataaaaaataatatatatatttaaatataattgtcTCACACCGATTCTTTCATAAAAAAAGAATCGGTCTTTAATAAAGTTTGAATTGACTCCAACTACTCAAATTGATTTTTTTGGGGAAATACAGCAGTATTAAGTATTCGGCTTTTTCAGTTTGTTTTCAGGCaattagtaatagtaataaatttaaCATGGAAATCGTGTTTCATACCTGATTCCACTTTCTTGCCTCACTGTACCATCCAATTACGctgcaattttaaaaaatactaattaATAATTCTCAAATATAATACTTCATTAGTCACACCGAATAtaattcattttcctttttttttccaaccatattaataaaattgaaaacacATTTTATCACTATTTGTTATCTCTTAATTTACTCTCTCtatttaacatacaaaataaaacttcataaaatctcgtgtcgccTAAGGAAGGGGGTCATCTTCCATGGACTTTGTTTTGTGTAtgacaagttttaaaaaatttatatatttagaaaGTGATATAATTTTGTTGGACAACCTAAAATGGTAAacaattagtttattttttgtgGTTTTGTGTAGGGGTGGcatggtacggtataccgcaccgAGAATGTCATACCATACCGTAAATTGTGGTATGAGAAAATGttataccgaattttcggtataccgcatatgATTATTTCCGATACCATTACCATACCGTctatgcggtataccgtaccgtatTGCGATATACCGTACTTTTACGTTATACCGAAATAAGGTATGACATACCgagtacggtataccaaaataagGTATGGCATACTGTTATACCTGTGTTTCATACCAAAAAAATTCTatatagaaaaatatttaaaataaaatttcacctATTTAAGTAATGTCCAAAAGATTAAAACTACCCACAATCAAATCTATACAGTGGACTTGATTAGCATCTCAGCGTGAGTGTGTATGGGTTGGGGGCGGCTGAACTAAAATATGAAAGTAGGGTTAGAGATTTTAAcatattaactattttttatataaattttaaatacaatatatatatagggttgcgttaaagatagaaccattcttaagtgtagaacctagaactctacatattttattcattggatgaggaaaaaatgacggtcaagattaaaaatcatacat is part of the Salvia splendens isolate huo1 chromosome 22, SspV2, whole genome shotgun sequence genome and encodes:
- the LOC121787766 gene encoding FHA domain-containing protein DDL-like, whose amino-acid sequence is MGRHSSPSPVTADRSPRRRSSSRRERSPAREKGKSPPNHRSSNADKLQHRTRSPKRARTRSSASHSPVREKLHGRTKPPIPRKSPSRSPVHVKQTTSIRTRSPNPKKSRSPPPLSPRTKRLERAKSERDAGKGNEREYGKNHNRMSDRSAREGEELDRDLSVEKKERRTGRDAAGNGSRSRLERSRSPSDRYRSGQRRSRTPPATDNRGRTEPTHSRDDEDHNGDSEALAKMRAVEESLEAKEKQHKPSFELSGKLAAETNRVKGVTLLFNEPPDARKPEIRWRLYVFKGGEVLNDPLYVHRQSCYLFGRERRVADIPTDHPSCSKQHSVLQYRQVEEENPDGGVTKRVRPYLMDLGSTNGTFVNDERLEPQRYYELFEKDTMKFGNSSREYVLLHENSTG